The following coding sequences lie in one Thalassoglobus polymorphus genomic window:
- a CDS encoding S1C family serine protease, translating to MKIFPGASLLWLSLFVGLVTAEESVPKTYPVSVEVIPEAFTKPVPESVKDLQEMQDHLTSLIPRLKECTVNLQVGGAQGSGVIVSPEGHVLTAAHVSGRPDRKLSVIMSDGNRYRARSLGRNKVLDASLVKIESDRTDWPYCSMAEEASKPGDWCMVVAHPGGYQEERGMVLRLGRVILENPWMIQSDCELVGGDSGGPLFGIDGKVIGVNTRIGESTDLNFHVPIEAYTRDWERLVAGEDFRTHSGAYLGVSGVVKQGAPGMEVTKVYPGDPADRAGLLEGDVLLTFQARKITSMQQLVDLVGAEVPGRSVKLGVLRDGETLEVTLRLGMRWD from the coding sequence ATGAAAATATTTCCAGGTGCGTCTCTTCTTTGGTTGTCTCTTTTCGTCGGATTAGTTACCGCTGAAGAGAGCGTTCCGAAAACTTACCCGGTTTCGGTGGAAGTGATTCCGGAAGCGTTCACAAAGCCCGTGCCAGAATCGGTCAAGGATCTGCAAGAGATGCAGGATCACCTGACGTCGCTCATTCCGCGATTAAAGGAATGCACGGTCAATCTGCAGGTCGGCGGGGCGCAGGGAAGTGGAGTGATCGTCAGTCCCGAAGGTCATGTTCTCACAGCGGCACATGTTTCAGGACGACCAGATCGAAAACTCTCCGTGATCATGTCTGATGGAAATCGCTATCGGGCGCGGTCGCTCGGACGGAATAAAGTCCTTGATGCATCCCTTGTGAAAATTGAATCTGACCGCACGGACTGGCCGTATTGTTCCATGGCGGAAGAAGCGAGTAAGCCGGGAGACTGGTGTATGGTCGTGGCTCACCCGGGAGGGTATCAAGAAGAACGTGGGATGGTGCTGCGACTGGGGCGAGTGATTCTTGAGAATCCCTGGATGATCCAGTCCGACTGTGAACTCGTTGGCGGTGACTCCGGAGGACCGCTCTTCGGGATTGACGGAAAGGTCATTGGTGTCAATACGCGGATTGGTGAAAGCACTGATCTGAATTTCCACGTTCCGATTGAGGCCTATACCCGTGACTGGGAGAGGTTGGTCGCCGGTGAAGATTTTCGGACCCACAGCGGAGCTTATCTTGGGGTTTCCGGAGTTGTGAAACAGGGGGCTCCAGGCATGGAAGTGACCAAGGTTTATCCCGGCGATCCCGCTGATCGAGCCGGATTGCTTGAAGGGGATGTGCTGCTGACGTTTCAAGCTCGGAAAATAACCAGCATGCAACAACTCGTCGATCTCGTCGGGGCTGAAGTTCCCGGGAGATCGGTCAAGCTTGGTGTCCTTCGTGATGGTGAAACACTGGAAGTGACCCTGCGACTTGGGATGCGCTGGGATTGA
- a CDS encoding sulfatase-like hydrolase/transferase — protein MTLRILTLAFLASLLSMFSVARAEQPNVLLIYTDDQGSLDANCYGSKDLTTPTQDHLAATGIRFTQMYSPSAICSASRAGLLTGRFPARAGVPGNVSSAHGHAGMPASEVTIAEMMKSAGYRTGHVGKWHLGYNDQTMPNAQGFDSSFGHMGGCIDNYSHFFYWNGPNRHDLWRNGTEIWEDGKFFPDLMVDECKKFISEKSESPFFLYWAINVPHYPMQGTEKWREHYKHLESPRRMYAEFVSTMDEKVGEVLDFLKENQLRENTIVIFQSDHGHSTEERAFFGGGNSGPYRGAKGCLFEGGLRVPSFISWPGKLPQGEVREQMVMGCDWYPTIADLCGIEQPQHHLDGHSIKFVLLKNEKSPHEELFWQLGAGKKPQLAIRSGNWKLLINPQDRSKKGELGPQDRVFLCNLDHDPGEMKNVASDHPEIVQKLTARIEAIRKDWQ, from the coding sequence ATGACTTTACGAATTCTCACTTTGGCATTTCTTGCAAGTCTCCTGTCGATGTTTTCCGTCGCAAGGGCAGAGCAGCCGAATGTCTTGTTGATCTACACTGACGATCAGGGATCACTCGATGCCAACTGCTACGGCTCAAAAGATCTCACCACGCCAACGCAAGACCATCTGGCAGCGACCGGAATTCGCTTTACGCAAATGTACTCTCCTTCAGCCATCTGTTCGGCTTCTCGTGCAGGTTTGCTCACAGGACGTTTTCCCGCCAGAGCAGGGGTTCCGGGGAATGTCTCTTCTGCTCATGGGCATGCCGGGATGCCTGCATCGGAAGTGACCATTGCAGAGATGATGAAGTCCGCAGGATACCGCACGGGACATGTCGGGAAGTGGCATCTTGGGTACAACGACCAAACGATGCCGAATGCCCAGGGCTTTGACAGCTCCTTTGGTCACATGGGTGGTTGCATCGACAACTACTCCCACTTCTTCTACTGGAATGGCCCCAATCGGCATGACTTGTGGAGAAACGGAACGGAGATCTGGGAGGATGGGAAATTCTTTCCCGATCTCATGGTCGACGAGTGCAAGAAATTCATCAGCGAGAAAAGTGAATCACCTTTCTTTCTGTACTGGGCGATCAACGTTCCGCATTACCCGATGCAAGGTACAGAAAAATGGCGAGAGCACTACAAACATCTTGAATCGCCTCGTCGAATGTATGCAGAGTTCGTCTCAACCATGGACGAAAAAGTCGGCGAAGTGCTCGACTTCTTGAAAGAAAATCAGCTACGAGAGAACACAATTGTGATCTTTCAATCAGACCATGGTCATTCCACTGAAGAGCGTGCCTTCTTCGGTGGTGGGAACAGTGGTCCCTATCGTGGGGCGAAAGGCTGTCTGTTCGAAGGTGGGTTACGAGTCCCGTCGTTCATTTCGTGGCCTGGAAAATTGCCACAAGGCGAAGTTCGAGAGCAAATGGTAATGGGTTGCGACTGGTATCCAACGATTGCTGATTTGTGTGGAATCGAGCAACCGCAACATCACCTCGATGGGCACAGCATCAAGTTCGTGCTCCTGAAGAATGAAAAGTCACCGCATGAGGAATTGTTCTGGCAACTTGGAGCTGGGAAGAAACCTCAACTGGCGATTCGTTCAGGCAATTGGAAACTTCTTATTAATCCCCAGGATCGTAGCAAGAAAGGAGAACTTGGTCCGCAGGATCGTGTCTTCCTTTGCAACCTTGATCACGATCCCGGAGAGATGAAGAACGTCGCTTCCGATCATCCGGAGATTGTTCAAAAACTGACTGCTCGCATTGAAGCAATTCGCAAAGACTGGCAGTAA
- the hisC gene encoding histidinol-phosphate transaminase: protein MSLFRPDVEALQGYVPGEQPQESGWVKLNTNENPYPPSPRVVSAIQQAAEGRLNVYPDPLGRGFCQAAAELFNLDPDWILPANGSDENLTILVRSFADKNDLIAYPYPSYILYETLSEIQGTRHARLRLEPDWSWNIKINRPLIEQAKLLFVPNPNSPSGNHWDREVIQSIVPPNGVLVHDEAYGDFVDEPHKLELLHSEVGKQIVVTRTFSKSYSLAGLRFGFCVAHPDLIAGMRKVKDSYNCNTLGLAAAEAAIRDQAWMLENRAKILATRTRLSESLKSLGFDPVPSQANFVWTTHPTISHREIYEQLKGRKILVRYMNFPNAAPESTTNRTGAVDGLRITVGTDKQVDAFLEALSEIVAAG from the coding sequence ATGTCTCTTTTTCGCCCAGATGTTGAAGCCCTTCAAGGGTACGTTCCCGGAGAACAGCCGCAGGAGTCTGGTTGGGTTAAGCTCAACACAAATGAGAATCCTTATCCACCTTCGCCGAGGGTCGTCAGTGCGATTCAACAGGCTGCAGAAGGTCGGCTGAATGTCTACCCGGACCCGCTCGGGCGTGGATTTTGCCAAGCTGCCGCTGAACTGTTCAATCTTGATCCAGACTGGATTCTTCCAGCCAATGGAAGCGATGAAAACCTTACGATTCTGGTAAGAAGTTTTGCCGACAAGAACGACCTTATCGCCTACCCCTATCCCAGTTACATCCTCTACGAAACACTCTCTGAGATTCAGGGAACGCGTCACGCGCGGTTGCGACTCGAACCGGACTGGTCCTGGAATATCAAGATCAATCGACCGCTGATCGAGCAGGCCAAGCTCTTGTTCGTTCCGAATCCAAACTCTCCATCCGGAAATCATTGGGATCGAGAAGTGATTCAATCGATCGTTCCTCCGAATGGAGTGCTTGTACATGATGAAGCGTACGGTGACTTTGTCGACGAACCTCACAAGTTAGAGCTTTTGCACTCCGAGGTGGGGAAGCAAATTGTTGTGACGCGGACCTTCAGCAAATCATACAGCCTTGCCGGATTACGCTTCGGGTTCTGTGTTGCTCACCCTGACCTCATCGCCGGGATGAGAAAGGTGAAAGATAGTTACAACTGTAACACGCTGGGACTGGCAGCTGCGGAGGCTGCAATTCGTGATCAGGCGTGGATGCTCGAGAACCGAGCCAAAATCCTTGCTACACGTACACGACTTTCAGAGTCCTTAAAGTCTCTGGGGTTTGATCCAGTTCCGAGTCAGGCGAATTTCGTTTGGACAACACATCCGACAATTTCTCATCGTGAAATCTACGAGCAATTGAAGGGACGAAAGATTCTCGTCCGTTATATGAACTTCCCAAACGCGGCTCCAGAATCTACAACAAACCGAACCGGGGCAGTGGATGGTTTACGAATTACCGTCGGGACTGATAAGCAAGTGGATGCCTTCCTCGAAGCACTCTCCGAAATTGTGGCTGCGGGGTAG
- a CDS encoding NAD(P)H-hydrate epimerase has translation MGSTVLTRSQARAVDDIAIREYGIPGIVLMENAGRGIAELLLKESPTGRVTVLCGPGNNGGDGFVIARHLAIAGLEVMVIICTDPKNYHGDAATNSQIIQKAGLPVLQLSMPENLDRLISELQNSDWIVDAMLGSGTQGAIREPYLTIINAVNGIGKPVLAVDVPSGVDCDQGPTPDATIQARITATLVAAKPGLLTLEAEEYVGRLEVLGIGLPNIILTQILKS, from the coding sequence ATGGGTTCTACAGTTTTGACTCGAAGTCAAGCACGGGCAGTTGATGACATCGCAATTCGTGAATACGGCATCCCGGGGATTGTTCTCATGGAGAATGCCGGGCGAGGAATCGCTGAACTTCTTTTGAAAGAATCTCCGACAGGGCGCGTAACGGTTTTGTGCGGACCCGGGAACAATGGTGGTGACGGCTTCGTCATAGCCAGGCATCTTGCCATCGCTGGGCTTGAGGTGATGGTCATTATTTGTACCGATCCGAAAAATTATCACGGTGATGCTGCGACCAACTCTCAGATTATTCAGAAGGCGGGCCTGCCGGTCCTGCAACTGTCGATGCCAGAAAATTTGGATCGATTGATTTCTGAGTTGCAAAATTCAGATTGGATCGTTGACGCGATGCTCGGGTCAGGGACTCAGGGGGCGATTCGAGAACCGTACTTGACGATCATCAACGCTGTGAATGGTATTGGAAAACCTGTTCTGGCAGTCGATGTGCCATCTGGAGTGGATTGCGATCAAGGCCCGACGCCTGACGCAACGATTCAGGCCCGAATTACAGCGACTCTCGTAGCTGCGAAACCCGGGCTGCTCACTCTCGAAGCAGAGGAGTATGTCGGTCGTCTTGAAGTGCTGGGCATCGGACTTCCCAATATCATCTTGACTCAGATTCTCAAGTCGTAA
- a CDS encoding Do family serine endopeptidase, whose amino-acid sequence MSTVKNKILVLCAITVGICLGVAGVGVSQQETVSKLAPPVTHSPSDLSLAFREVSEKVLPAVVSISTETQARQLDQAGTFQSPEEEMFRRFFGDDERFKEMFKQPRRIPKRMGAGSGFIVNPSGIILTNSHVVEGADRVTVRLSDGREIEAESWNFDPRSDVAVVRIELDEELPFVALGESEAMHIGDWVLALGNPLNVGTTVTAGIISATQRAPGINEREDYIQTDAAINPGNSGGPLVNLHGEVIGINTAISSRSGGYDGIGFAIPSTMVRWVADQLIESGVVKRSYLGVQLQQISNDLREQLQVPFGQGALISDVGSDSPASKAGLQPGDIVMEFDGKKISNRDDLVDVVEKSKPGKSYQAEILRDGKRVKLKVRLEQMPSDYTPALKRGLKSSPTKSDPDNVAMDSLGIEVVELNAEISQQLGLDESDSGIVVRSVKPGSPAEEAGLSVGDVIQRVGTKPVDSIKDFGAAIENLTLSKGIVLHVKRNGGAAFVVLKSVN is encoded by the coding sequence ATGTCCACTGTCAAAAATAAGATATTGGTTCTGTGCGCGATCACAGTCGGTATCTGCTTAGGCGTTGCGGGGGTCGGAGTTTCGCAGCAAGAAACCGTTTCGAAACTTGCTCCACCAGTGACACATTCGCCGAGTGATCTGTCGCTCGCGTTTCGAGAAGTCTCCGAAAAGGTTCTTCCAGCTGTTGTTTCGATCTCAACAGAGACACAGGCTCGACAACTCGATCAGGCGGGGACTTTTCAGTCACCAGAAGAAGAAATGTTCCGCCGGTTCTTCGGTGATGACGAACGATTCAAGGAAATGTTTAAGCAGCCAAGACGAATTCCTAAACGGATGGGAGCTGGCTCAGGGTTTATCGTCAATCCAAGTGGGATCATTCTCACAAACTCTCACGTCGTTGAGGGGGCAGACCGCGTGACCGTACGGCTCTCTGATGGTCGAGAAATTGAAGCAGAATCGTGGAATTTTGATCCTCGATCCGATGTTGCTGTTGTGCGCATCGAATTGGATGAAGAGCTCCCGTTCGTTGCACTTGGTGAAAGTGAAGCGATGCATATCGGGGATTGGGTGCTGGCTTTGGGGAATCCGCTCAACGTCGGAACGACAGTGACAGCAGGGATTATCAGTGCAACTCAGCGTGCTCCCGGAATTAATGAGCGGGAAGACTATATCCAGACAGACGCTGCCATTAACCCCGGAAACAGTGGGGGGCCGCTCGTCAATCTGCATGGTGAAGTCATCGGAATTAATACTGCCATCTCATCGCGAAGCGGGGGATATGACGGAATCGGTTTCGCAATTCCATCGACTATGGTTCGCTGGGTCGCTGATCAGTTGATCGAAAGTGGTGTCGTGAAACGCTCGTATCTGGGTGTTCAATTGCAACAGATTTCGAACGATCTCCGAGAACAACTGCAAGTGCCGTTTGGTCAGGGAGCACTCATTTCTGATGTTGGAAGCGATAGTCCTGCCTCCAAGGCAGGCTTGCAACCAGGCGATATCGTCATGGAGTTCGATGGCAAGAAAATTTCAAACCGAGACGACCTTGTCGACGTTGTTGAAAAATCGAAGCCAGGCAAGTCGTATCAGGCAGAAATCCTTCGTGATGGAAAGCGAGTCAAGCTGAAAGTTCGACTCGAGCAAATGCCGAGTGATTACACTCCAGCACTGAAACGCGGCCTCAAAAGTTCACCAACGAAGTCTGATCCAGACAACGTTGCAATGGACTCATTAGGCATCGAAGTGGTCGAGCTGAACGCCGAAATTTCTCAGCAGCTGGGACTGGATGAATCCGATTCCGGAATTGTCGTCCGCTCCGTGAAACCGGGAAGTCCGGCTGAAGAAGCAGGCTTATCAGTCGGTGATGTGATTCAGCGAGTCGGCACAAAGCCGGTCGATTCCATTAAAGACTTCGGCGCTGCCATTGAGAATTTGACACTCTCCAAAGGGATTGTGCTCCATGTGAAGCGGAACGGTGGTGCAGCGTTTGTTGTGTTGAAATCGGTGAACTGA
- a CDS encoding GTPase family protein: MFGKWFSRQPFDDDEYLKAKNSVLEKAPIPVLWLFGKTGSGKSSVIRELTGVESVEIGSGYRPQTQYSSLYAFPNESEPILKFLDTRGLSEANYDPIEDIVEFEDQAHLMILTVRVMDHALEELLTALKTIRKSAPDRPVILALTALHDAYPGEQHPEVDPFDESRAPLPENINPNLKRSLQQQYKRFEGLFDCAVPLDLTPPHEGFHQPTFGSDRLKRAIVSALPAAYRHQILQMDRILDPLADMIKKKTMPTILGMSGLAATAAAVPAPWVDIPVVMGLQSRLIYKLAKLHGQSIDGRTIAKISGALGGRVAVRMALRESLKFIPWVGMAANAAAAFAMTYATGMAWNWYFTEVSRGHAPTESELREVFQDQFKRAGDLWKVSHQADAEKATE; the protein is encoded by the coding sequence ATGTTCGGAAAGTGGTTTTCACGTCAGCCATTTGATGATGATGAGTACCTCAAAGCCAAGAACTCGGTGCTAGAGAAAGCTCCAATCCCGGTGCTCTGGCTCTTCGGAAAAACCGGGAGTGGAAAATCGTCAGTCATTCGAGAACTGACGGGTGTTGAATCGGTTGAGATCGGAAGTGGATATCGACCGCAAACTCAATATTCGTCGCTTTACGCGTTTCCAAATGAATCCGAACCGATCCTGAAATTCCTGGACACTCGTGGATTGAGTGAAGCAAACTACGACCCGATCGAAGATATCGTCGAATTTGAAGACCAGGCACACTTGATGATTCTGACCGTACGCGTCATGGACCACGCACTCGAGGAATTGCTGACAGCCCTGAAGACGATTCGAAAATCTGCTCCCGACCGACCAGTCATCCTGGCTCTCACGGCACTGCATGATGCCTACCCCGGTGAACAGCATCCAGAAGTTGACCCGTTCGATGAGTCACGAGCCCCACTGCCAGAGAATATCAATCCCAATTTAAAGCGATCGCTTCAACAACAGTACAAAAGATTCGAGGGCCTGTTCGACTGTGCGGTCCCACTCGATTTGACTCCGCCGCATGAAGGATTTCATCAACCGACGTTTGGAAGTGATCGACTCAAGCGAGCAATAGTCTCTGCCCTTCCCGCAGCCTATCGACATCAGATTTTGCAGATGGACCGAATCCTTGATCCGTTGGCAGACATGATCAAGAAGAAAACAATGCCGACAATACTGGGCATGTCAGGTCTGGCAGCGACGGCGGCAGCGGTTCCGGCCCCCTGGGTCGATATCCCGGTGGTCATGGGATTACAAAGCCGTTTGATTTACAAACTCGCCAAGCTGCACGGGCAATCTATTGACGGCAGAACCATCGCCAAAATCAGCGGAGCATTGGGAGGGCGCGTTGCAGTTCGCATGGCACTCCGGGAGTCACTGAAATTTATCCCCTGGGTCGGCATGGCAGCCAATGCAGCAGCGGCATTCGCAATGACGTACGCGACCGGAATGGCCTGGAACTGGTACTTCACTGAAGTGAGCAGAGGACACGCCCCGACTGAATCTGAACTCAGAGAAGTCTTTCAGGACCAATTCAAACGTGCCGGCGATCTTTGGAAAGTCAGCCACCAAGCTGATGCGGAGAAGGCGACGGAGTAG
- the lptE gene encoding LPS assembly lipoprotein LptE encodes MNRYSKSIRRTFAKLLVAVMGTVYLSGCGYVVGSPFGAEVRSVHIPTFTNDTYRRGYELQLTEAVQKKVELTTPFRIMKGPEADTRLIGNIISIDKRSANQNRYDDPRELELAIGIEVTWIDNRTGTVLAQRTTPIGPQLSHAIAHTSFAPETGQSMATATQDAVDQLANEIVGMMEAPW; translated from the coding sequence TTGAACAGATACTCAAAATCAATTCGACGGACTTTCGCAAAGCTGCTCGTCGCGGTGATGGGGACGGTCTATCTATCGGGTTGTGGATACGTTGTAGGCAGCCCCTTTGGTGCGGAAGTTCGCTCGGTTCACATTCCAACATTCACGAATGACACTTATCGCCGTGGGTATGAACTCCAGCTCACCGAAGCTGTCCAGAAAAAAGTTGAGCTGACCACTCCGTTCCGGATCATGAAAGGTCCAGAGGCGGACACCCGATTGATCGGAAACATTATCAGCATCGACAAGCGGTCTGCGAATCAGAATCGCTACGACGACCCCCGCGAACTCGAACTGGCAATCGGGATTGAAGTCACCTGGATCGACAATCGCACCGGCACAGTACTCGCACAAAGAACAACTCCGATCGGCCCGCAACTCTCACACGCCATTGCACACACCAGTTTCGCCCCCGAAACGGGACAGTCAATGGCGACTGCGACTCAGGATGCTGTTGACCAACTTGCCAACGAAATCGTCGGTATGATGGAAGCTCCCTGGTAA